A genomic region of Leishmania braziliensis MHOM/BR/75/M2904 complete genome, chromosome 33 contains the following coding sequences:
- a CDS encoding putative ABC transporter — MGLLSSKAAHRWGQRGLYATGILGFGYVGVDYATDDSLTRSLRTLVAFGTIVRIYKFTTPDTPEELSVMHSRVARIVLDTCLKNEGLYIKIGQGLNSMSHVLPREYTDVLKVLLDRAPPVPIAEIRKTIRAETGKEIEELFVRFDETPVASASIAQVHQAWLPPPADGSSPEPQRVAVKVRKPCISTQSVWDLYMYSAIMVLLKLLFDLPTDWSRKTVCDALVREMDFTLEASNAKRFRRAFRDNPRLYIPRVHDAYTSTQLLVMEWIEGTKLNEVESVRAQYDAKRVLTTLFDAVGDMVFKHGFVHADPHAANVIVRPMPKADPAPATVGTDMAAATTTTPPAETATRHTKAGHDPNDYQVVLIDFGLATPERVRFRYQYALLFVSLFTHDKESLRQVVHDWGIDDVEVFASFQAQKPFEAIQAGSYDEVTRDEVIALQKKAHERAKEMLRDTRRIPKELIMVGRSLDILRGVNRLYGSPVNRMNMFVQSAVECLGPLHNYDEVDAYLKRMQKIIEARGCLAAVAMDYYQEYESVYDASADAVREEQEAAAAQIVSEDAQLGCHHPSQGLVSLLRAWLDAAYRSWMLRSLLFLLTAAHVLTYTYNSLIATLLPAAAQKRLRVASLEDRHERSFGLQRRYKEEEMPETALAVG; from the coding sequence ATGGGACTTCTCTCCTCAAAGGCTGCCCACAGGTGGGGACAGCGCGGACTCTACGCCACCGGAATACTCGGCTTCGGGTATGTCGGGGTTGACTATGCAACAGACGACTCCCTGACgcgctcgctgcgcacgctgGTCGCCTTTGGCACCATTGTGCGCATATACAAATTCACTACCCCTGACACGCCTGAGGAACTGTCTGTCATGCATAGCCGCGTCGCACGCATCGTCCTCGACACGTGCCTCAAAAATGAAGGACTCTACATCAAGATAGGACAAGGCCTGAACTCCATGAGTCACGTGCTCCCGCGCGAGTACACGGATGTGCTCAAAGTGCTGTTGGACCGGGCGCCACCTGTTCCGATCGCGGAGATTCGAAAGACCATCCGCGCCGAAACCGGCAAGGAAATTGAGGAGTTGTTTGTTCGCTTTGACGAGACACCAGTGGCCTCGGCGTCGATTGCGCAGGTGCACCAAGCGTGGCTTCCACCACCGGCAGACGGCTCCTCGCCGGAGCCGCAGAGGGTAGCCGTGAAGGTGCGCAAGCCGTGTATCTCCACCCAATCTGTGTGGGACCTGTACATGTATAGTGCCATCATGGTGCTACTCAAGCTCCTGTTTGACCTGCCGACAGACTGGTCGAGGAAGACCGTGTGCGACGCGTTGGTGCGTGAGATGGACTTCACCTTGGAGGCGTCCAATGCGAAGCGCTTTCGGCGCGCCTTCCGCGACAACCCGCGCTTGTACATCCCGCGTGTCCACGACGCGTACACCTCAACGCAGTTGCTCGTGATGGAATGGATCGAGGGAACGAAGCTGAATGAAGTAGAGTCCGTACGAGCACAGTACGATGCGAAGCGCGTGTTGACCACCTTGTTCGACGCCGTTGGTGACATGGTCTTCAAGCATGGCTTCGTCCACGCCGATCCGCACGCTGCCAACGTCATTGTGCGACCCATGCCGAAAGCCGATCCAGCGCCAGCAACTGTGGGCACGGACATGGCTGCtgccactaccaccaccccgCCGGCGGAGACGGCCACGCGGCACACCAAGGCAGGGCACGACCCGAACGACTATCAAGTCGTGCTCATCGACTTTGGCCTCGCCACACCGGAGCGGGTACGTTTTCGCTATCAATACGCCCTCCTCTTTGTAAGCCTCTTCACCCATGACAAGGAGTCACTGCGGCAGGTAGTGCACGACTGGGGCATCGACGACGTCGAGGTGTTCGCATCCTTCCAGGCCCAGAAACCCTTTGAAGCGATCCAGGCCGGCAGCTACGACGAAGTCACACGAGACGAGGTGATTGCCCTGCAGAAGAAGGCGCATGAGCGGGCAAAGGAGATGTTGCGTGACACAAGGCGTATTCCGAAGGAACTCATAATGGTGGGCCGCAGCCTCGACATCCTGCGCGGCGTCAACCGGCTTTACGGGTCACCCGTGAACCGCATGAACATGTTTGTGCAAAGTGCTGTGGAGTGTCTGGGTCCACTGCACAACTATGACGAGGTTGACGCGTACTTGAAGCGCATGCAGAAGATCATCGAGGCGCGGGGTTGTTTGGCAGCGGTCGCCATGGACTACTACCAGGAGTACGAAAGCGTGTACGATGCCTCCGCAGACGCCGTGCGTGAGGAGCAagaggctgcagcagcacagatTGTCTCCGAGGACGCGCAGCTTGGGTGTCATCATCCCTCTCAAGGGCTGGTGTCGTTGCTGCGCGCATGGCTCGACGCCGCCTATCGTTCCTGGATGCTGCGCAGTCTTCTGTTTCTACTAACCGCGGCTCACGTGCTCACCTACACGTACAACTCACTGATCGCAACGCTTCTgcccgccgcagcgcagaaGAGACTCCGCGTCGCAAGCCTGGAAGACCGACATGAACGTTCATTCGGGCTACAGAGAAGATAtaaagaggaagagatgcCGGAAACTGCCCTGGCAGTCGGCTAA